The Elaeis guineensis isolate ETL-2024a chromosome 3, EG11, whole genome shotgun sequence region CGTCAACGTTCTGGGCAGCGCCGGCCCCCTCCGCTTCCTCGTAAACGATGGGGAGCTGGTCGCCACCGTCATCAACACCGCCCTCAAGTCCTACGCTCGGGAGGGCCGCCTCCCTGTCCTTGGGTCCGATCTCAATAACTTCCTTCTCTACTACGCCAATTCTGAATCTGATGGTATGGCGTCGTCTCATCCTTCTTTCTTGATACTTTCGTCCCTCTGTTTGGGGTTTTATCATTGATTTGACGTTGTTCTTTTTCTGGTGGATCGGCAGCTTTGAACCCCTTGGAGTCGATCGACTCTCGCGGCACGAGGAACTTTGTGCTGTGCAAGAAGCAGGGGGTGGT contains the following coding sequences:
- the LOC105041292 gene encoding uncharacterized protein: MGLVAPPFQIKFGKNQRILRGGGDRGGASKRFLITVNVLGSAGPLRFLVNDGELVATVINTALKSYAREGRLPVLGSDLNNFLLYYANSESDALNPLESIDSRGTRNFVLCKKQGVVDEPASEVLGRKGSGSWKAWLNKSLGLGISSSH